The Leopardus geoffroyi isolate Oge1 chromosome C1, O.geoffroyi_Oge1_pat1.0, whole genome shotgun sequence sequence TTTATTTCTCTATAAAGTTTATTTCACTATAAAGTAACACAAGTTTCCAGTCTAAGCTTGGTGTCTGATGAGTTGCCTATTAACTACTGTGAACTgtggtaaataaaaattaattgtaaataaaaattaattgtaattcTGAAGGAGTTTGGGAACTTCTGATGATGCCCTTTGAATGAGAAAATTGATGACTAGTGAATGACTAGTTAACAAGAATTAACTTTAAAAGCAGCTtaatcctaggggtgcctgggtggcttagttggttaagcgttcaactcttgattttggctcaggtcatgatcttgcagtttgtgagaacGAGCCCTGAATCAAGCGCCATGCTGACACttgctgtcaaaataaataaaaattaaaaaaataaataaaggcagctTAATCCTGAAGTTACTAAGTTATTTCTTGAAGTTGCAAGCTTCTCTGTAAACGGGAGCTGAGATGAGTTGGTAGGTTAAATATAAAGAATGTAGCTAGAGATAGATGTTCATTAGGGTTTGTaactttttaagttaatttttaaataataagtgaAATTGAAATAGGACTTTCCCTGCATAAATTAGACCACTTTTTTGATGAGTCCCACAAATTGTAGAGTGGGCACTGTTTTtcagtttggtttggtttgatctggtgtgtttttgggtttttttttttttgctacagaCTTGTTATATAGACATTGCTAAGACATAATATCTTGTTATAACAGTCCAGCAATTTCAGGATGCTAAGACTTCTTTGTACTCTGCTGGTTTCCTAGACAAATCACTTGACTATTTGATCTAgtgtttttagagattttatttttaagtaatttctgcacccaacgtggggctcgaacgcacaaccttgagatcaagagtcacatgctccaacaactgagccagctgggttcCCCtgacatagttttttaaaaatacatctcaggggcgcctgggtggcgcagtcagttaagcgtccgacttcagccaggtcacgatctcgcagtccgtgagttcgagccccacgtcaggctctgggctgatggctcagagcctggagcctgtttccaattctatgtctccctctctctctgcccctcccccgttcatgctctctctctgtcccaaaaataaataaacgttgaaaaaaaaaaattttttttaaataaaaaaataaataaaaaaaaataaaaatacatctcaGTGCATGATAATTGAAGGTATGAATATGTAGATATTTTCCCATTCTTATAAATCAAAATAGCACTTTAGATTCTCtgctttttttagttttattttttattaaaagatttttttttattgtttatttatttatgagagagagagagagagagagagagacagtgtaagcaggggaggaacagagagagggagtaacagaatctgaagcaggctcccggctctgaactgtcagcacagagcttgatgcagggcccgaactcatgaaccaggagatcatgacctgagccgaagtcggacatttaaccagctgagccacccaggcacccctctgccttATTTTAATCAGCTTTGAAAATAACTACTTACTTACCTGTTAGGATTAATGATGAAAATAagtggggattttttttcactACAAGCATAATCCTAACAAGTGAGGGCTGATTTTAGCATATAAGATTTTAATTTCAGATCTAGGAAaacctttttctccatatttaattaGACTATAAAATATGCAGTATACAAAACTTATAAAATCTTTCTCATGCATATTCCATTTGTCCTGGTgctgttatttttagttttttttttttttcctgaatattagCCACTTTATTTTGGTTTCgtatttatgtattaaatatcacatatatattcttttgtgtcttcatCATAGTGTGTATATCTTTATAGTTGACCAAGAAGAATTTCAAAAGTAGCTTTTTGAGTTTTTGCATGTACTTGATGTAATTGGTTTGAGGCTTAATACTTGCTCTTATTGGTTAATATTGTTGATTATATTATGATGCTAATGGGACTTCATTCAAATCTCCCACTAGCCCATATGGAATCTTTGTAATTGGAAGAGATGCTCCTTCTTCTGAGTGGATGCAATCCTATGTATGACTTAAGAGATTAGAGCATAGGCTGGATTTCAGCTCTGGCTTGTCTCTTCAGCTGCACAACTCTGTATGTTAGCCCTATATTGAATTAACTGGAAGCTGTTAGATTTGCACTGTGTGCCACAGATTGTACCCATAAACACTGCCAAATCAGTTAGCTTAGTTTTGCTGTTGGCCATACGTGAGTTAAAGTAGATGAGAAACTTATTTTTCACCACCTGTCTTTATTACCAGTTAGTGGAAAACAACTTGAAAATTTGCATGCAGCCTATAGATACAGGGCAGTAGAGGGTGATGTGGTGATTCAGAAATAGTGTTATTTTAGTGATCTAAGAACTGCATTATTGTTAGGGATCtggaaaggaaatacatttacagaGAACTGAAAATTTGACTCCTTATTTGCTTTCTTCTATagcttttctttcatatatttgtggggttttttgttttttcccttttgggaCTCTCCTTTATCTTCTAACTAAGTAGGTTTTAGTTTTGCATTTGTAGGGAACCACACTGTTCTCATTTGTTGGGGAAACATAATAGTGATTAATTAGGTAAGATTTTTAGAGGGGATGTGTTCAGTATTTTGACAGCTATTAAAGTAAGTTATCTTAGTGACATAGAGGATTGATGgtcttttcatataaaataacaaGTTTGTCTAAAAATGATGATCTCAATCTTACACAATTTCCTCTATTCTTcacttattaaaaaacattttgaacacttactatgttcCAAGAATTGTTCTAGGCTTTATAATTCTGTTTGGCAGTTTTAGAAGAGTATCATGAAAAAATGCTACAATCTACTAAGTGACcaaaaagcaagataaaaaatTGTGTATGATTTGGTCCCAATATAGTTTAATCTTTGCATAGAAAATCAAATTTGTATGTAAGTAATAATTAACTTTTGGGAGAGGTGGTAGAATTACGAAGGACCTTCTTATTGTACATTATATATTTGATcatatttaaagttttcataAGGAACATGTTTGTAATCAGAACAAAGTTTGTAGAATATTCAGGTATTTAAAACATCTAGTTTTATGTTTGTATTCAGATAAATACACACATGATGTTTTACATAACTGGAATCTtactgtaaatataaatatatatcctttGTTTATGTATATACGAACATTTTGCTACTCTGCAATTGCTGATTATTTGgaatgtttcaaaaaaatttcatattttctgtgaatatctttatacatttatctgtatgcaattctgattattttattagaATAGATTTCTAGGAGAATGACtttgtaaataaaagtatatacttCCTAAGCATTTTGGTAACTATTTCCAAATTCAGAAAAATTCTACCAATTTCCAGTGTATAATTATAATCAACTCACTGGAGGCTGATATTGAACATTATTAGGGTTGTTAGTTTTGGGTTTTGCATACTAATCTGTATGCCTTTGTACAAAATATGCCATGTAAATTCAGATGGTGTTGACAGTGGTGACGACAAAGGAAGGATGGTACTGATGGGATTCTGTTTTTACAGTTAGTATTCTGAAAATAATGTGGAGGATGGATAAgacttttcatttatatatttgcatttttaggCAATTCTGTCTTGAACTAAATGGACTTGCTGTCAAACTTCaggtaatattttctttaagttaaagctattatttaaagtactgattttttctgtttttgtaacaTTAGGTGCTCCCAAAGACTCACCCAACATTTCTAATTATTCTGTACTTTTACATGGGAGTGTAGTAACCCAAATGATagactttttcattgttttacatattAAGAAGTGTAACTATTTCTAACAGAGTGAGTGCCATCCAGATACATGTACTCAGATGACTGCAACTGAACAATGGATTTTTCTTTGTGCAGCTCATAAGACTCCAAAAGAGGTGAGACATTATGAAATAGAATGCCTAATAAAATCATCATAACCTAAATCTCTCCATGAGAGTGGTCaataaatttttagtgttttagttcactgtttattttgctgtttggTTTAGagttctttgttttaagtttattgcCCCAGTGCTATTTTAGGATTTATGATTATCATTTTTCGTAATTGGATAATATCATGGGCTAGAACTCTATGATTCATTGCCTATTACAGAATAACATCTACCATATGATGCTGATAGCTACTGTATAATGGATGAGATatacatgtttagttttttggttcagttataattttttttaatgtttatttattttgagagagagagcgtgcacagcagggaggagcagagagagagaatcccaagcaggttccatgctgtcagcacagagcccgacatagggctcggtcccatgaaccatgagatcatgatctgagctgaaattaagagtctggtactcaactgactgagccacccaggcgcctcgtaATTTCTTTTGATAGGAATAACTGTTGGTGATTACAAGTTGATGAgttatctattaaagaaatgttGTTTTTGGGCTTTTTAACTTTATAGGTCAGTATTtttttacctacttttttttaatatttctttttttttttttaagtttatttattttgagagaaaaagtgtgtatgaaagtgggggaggggcagagagagagagagagaaagaaaatcccaagcatattccacactgtcagcacagagcttgtcgCGGGGCTAGATCTCccaaatcataagatcatgacctgagccgaaaccagacacttaaccaatagagccactcaggcaccccttatatTTCTTACTATTTGTTTGAAACCCACCATAATGATTTTCCTCTTCATAATTGGCCCTACATTGAAAAAGTTATTCATGTTGTTTTCTCCTCATTTAGTTTTTGTCATGGTGAGAGTATAGGAAGTAGCAATTGTTTATAGAACATTTTTAGTTACAAGTAATTCCTTCATATTATCTAATATCCAGTACATATTCAGTTTTCCTTAGTTATTTCAAAAGTTGCAGCTAGTTTGTTTAAACTATGCATTGCATTTTCCTTGATCTGCATTCCTTTTAATccatagtgcttttttttttttggatacttAAACTCATTGAAAATAATTGGGGTTAGGCCAATTCTGCAGAATTATAGACTGTCAAATGATCATTTTATTGATAGACCTCTAAGGCTTAAAGACAAGTGACTTTCTGTTTGCAAAATTCACATCTGatgttcttttatttgaaaaggcAAGTTCTGTGCTCGCTtgggcagcacatatactaaaattggaagaACGATACAGACTAGATTAGCATTGCCCCCGCGcaaggatgacatgcaaattcgtaagcgttccatatttttagagcctaaatgtccatcagctgatgaatggataaagaaattgtggtttatatatacaatggaatactacttggcaatgagaaaggatgaaatatggccctttgtagcaatgtggatggaactggagagtgttatgctaagtgaaataagtcataaagagaaagacagataccatacgttttcactcttatgtagatggatcctgagaaacttaacagaagaccgtgggggagaggaaggaggaaaaaaaaagttagagggagggagccaaaccataagaggctgttaaaaactgagaataaactgaggtttgttgggggtgggagggaggggaaagtgggtgatgggcactgaggagggcacctgttgggatgagcattgggtgttgtatggaaaccaatttgacaataaatttcatattaaaaaaaaaaaaaatgaaaaggcaagttcTCCAAAATAAGAAGTATCTGGTACTTGTCTAAGCAAGTAGACAAGTTGACTTATTGGACGACTTATTTGGATGACTAATTTCATTCAGGGTGTTACTCTTTTGGTGTTAGTTAATTGAAgcaatattatcattttatttatttatttatttatttttaaactttttttttcaacgtttatttatttttgggacagagagagacagagcatacgggggaggggcagagagagggagacacagaattggaaacaggctccaggctctgagccatcagcccagagcccgacgcggggctcgaactcacggaccgcgagatcgtgacctggctgaagtcgaacgcttaaccgactgcgccacccaggcgcccctatattatcattttatatatggGAAAATCCACATAGCAGTTTTATTGATAATTTATTGAAATCGGCTACATAGTATAGTGAATTATGTGATAATTGCAATTAGGAAACTGAATCAAGAAGGCTAGTTTCATTTTGGCAAATGGTAAAGATGCATTATTCTCACTTTAGAGTGGAAAAGATACCCAGTTTGTGATGTATTATGAGATTTATATGGACTGTCATtgtcatatttgctttttttcttgtttagtaATATAAGATAGGATGATTATCAGCATTAGGTCTTGTGAATGAGTCTTAGAATTGTAACATTGTTTGCTGAAGACCAGCTCCATTGAATTGTGTCAAGGGAGGATGAATGATGGTGGCATTTTCAAGTGGTAAGTTGTATGCaaaggaatttctttaaaaatacaaaagaaaatcttgaaaggaCACTTTATGAACTCTTAGAATAATTGTGTAGTCAGGAATAACAGCAACTAACAAATTAGGAACTAAGAAAGTTGTTCTTACAGATGAAAAGAACAGGGAAGATTGTAAAGTAGAAGAGGCAGGGTACTCAGCACCAATGGTGATTTTACTCAATGTTCTTGAGAATTAAAGAGTCATTGCAACAGATAGAGTGACAACTTGTTATCAACAACAACTTGTTATCATCTGCTAGCCCTTTCAGTCACATGCAGACTGCAGtagcattataaatatatatttggcaaaatagaatttataaaagCCTGTGAACAAATTCCTTCTTATTTTGTAACCTTGTATATTTTGCTAACTTTTTGCTgttacaaaggatacaaaataggATTAGTTAACTGAGAGTTAAttggagagagatggagggaagcagctaaaacaagataaaaccttTCCCCCAActccaaaaaagttttttttttcttccagtaaccaatcaaagatctaaatttaTGCTGATACAATAGTAGTCATGAACCACATGCAGCTACAGAGCATTTAATGTTGGTAGTCCAAACTGAGTTATGCttaaagtatgaaataaaatacCCTTTCAAAGAGTACAGAAAGACATCAAATATGTCATTAAGAGAGAACTAGGTAATCtgtatacaaaagaatgaagttagacccttaactcacaccttatacaaaaattagctcaaaatggttCAGAAACCTAAATATAACAACTagaattataaaactcttagaaacatATGTGTAAATCTTCATGGTCTTGGACtaggcaataatttcttagatatgaccCCAAAAACACaagtaatagaagaaaatactcagattttatcaaaactaaaaattttttttgcctcaaaggacactgtcaagaaagtgaaaggacagtctatgaatgggagaaaatattttttataaatcataTCTCCTATAAGGGTTTGATACCCAGATACATAACTATTGCAACTCAGCAATTAAAAGACTAcctagttggggtgcctggatggctcagtcagttaagcatccagcttttgatttcggctcaggtaatgatctcatggtttatgagttcgagccctgtgtcaggctctgtactgataacgtggagcctgcttggggttatCTTCTCTAtctcccctctctacccctcccctacttgcgtgcactcatgcacatgctcactctctctctcaaataagtaaacttaaaaaaaatgaagattacccagttaaaaatgaacaaaggatttGTATAGacttttctctgaagaagataaacaaatggccaataagcacatgaaaaaatgctcattaatcatcaaaaccaccatgagtgGATAAATGGAATGTACAggatggaatatcattcagccataaaagtgAAGTTCTGATAACATGCTACAGTGttgatgaaccttgaggacattatgctgagtgaaataagccggaCACCAAAGGGTAGATGTTACATgactccacttacatgaaatatttataaagagcAAATTCATAGATGTAGAAAGTACATTAGAGGTTGCTAGGGGTTGGGGGATAGTGGACATGGGACATTATTGCGTAATGGtttacagagtttctgtttagGATGATGAAAAACCTTTGGTTGGAAATACATAgaagtgatggttgcacaatagtGAATGTAATTAGTGCCATTGAGTTGTACATCTAAAAAAGGTTGAGACAGGggagggagcacctgggtagctctgtcggttCAGTgcgtgacttcagctcaggtcctgatctcatggttggtgaatttgagccccacatcaggctgtctgttgtcagcatggagtctgcttgggattctgtctctccctctatcttggtccccccccaccccccctccccccacacacactgtctcaaaatatataaacttaaaaaaaaaaaaaaggttgaaatggCAGAATTCATCTTAAATGtattttaccactttttttttaatggaaaaagaaaagacacacccCACAATGGCATACACTTCACCTACTAGAGTGATCAAAATATAagagataataacaagtgttggccaggatgtagagaaaggagcATCATCATACAATGCTGATAGGACTATAAAATACTGTAGCCACTTTGGGAAGTAGTTTGGAAGTTCTTTAAAATGATAAGCATAGTTACCATATGACTTAGTAGTTCCACTTTTAGGTGTAtacctaaaagaaatgagaacatgtGTCCATACAAAACTTGTACACTGATATAGTcacattattcatgatagccaaacaTGGAAACGACCAAATTTTCATCAACTGAagatgagtaaataaacaaaatgtgatacatgCACACAACGGAATAGtgttcagccatagaaaagaatgaagtctaTGAGGGATTACAgcatttttgtatatattaaaaacaaagtttggggcgcctgggtggcgcagtcggttaagcgtccgacttcagccaggtcacgatctcgcggtcgtgagttcaagccccgcgtcaggctctgggctgatggctcagagcctggagcctgtttccgattctgtgtctccctctctctctgcccctcccccgttcacgctctgtctctctctgtcccaaaaataaataaatgttgaaaaaaaattaaaaaaaaaaaaaaaaaaaacaaagtttaaaaagactttgaattgaaaaaagaagtaatattcATGCTGCACTATGGGTGAGCCTTGGAAAAATGCTAAgtgacacaaaaggccacatatgactcccattttttagaaaatatccagaataggcaaatccatggaaaacagaaagtagattaattgTTGCTTCAAGTTAGGGGGAGGAGAGATTTGGAAGTGACCACTAATTGATActaggtttctttttggggtgatgaaaattttcagaaatgtagTTGATGATGGTTGCATAaatttgtgaatatattaaaaacttctgagtttttattttattttattttatttattttattttttaaatgtttattgttgaaagagagagacagaatgtgtatgggggaggggcagagagagagagggagacacaaaatccaaagtagggtccaggctttgagctgtcagcacagagctcaacatgggtcttgagctcatgaactgtgagatcatgacctgagttgaggtcagacgcttaaccgactgagccacccaggtgtccctgagttgtacattttaaaagagaaattttgccagggcccctgggtggcccagtcagttaagcatccattcGGGTCGTGAtatgaagccccacatcggagctcagtgtggagcctgcttgagattcattctctctttctctgtctctctctgccccctgctccccaaagcaataaacattttaaaagaaattttgtggtatgtgaattacatgtttgctaatttttaaataccCCAAAGaagttcattaataatttttgtatCAGTTATATGTTGACATAATTTGgggtagataaataaattatatcattaaaattaatttcacctgttcttttttaatgtagttttgttGTAACATTAAATTTTATAGTCATTCTGATATCGTAAGACGTTTTTCCTCAGACATGCTCATGTTTTTGGAATAAGACAAGTATTTCATAACAGACCTCATGCAAGAGGAGAGCTCTATGTTGatgcattttttatattctttcctttatagTGTCCTGCAATAGACTATACTAGACACACACTTGATGGTGCTGCATGTCTTCTGAAtagcaataaatattttcccagcaGGTAAATAAAACTTGTAAACATGGTGTTAAACTTTCTTGGATTTGATTTAAAAGGTtgatgtttttattaaaacaaactaGGTTGCTGCTTAATGAATTgtgttctttaaacttttttttttttttagctattttatATTTAGCTAGTTGAGAATTACTCAAATTTTGAAATTAAGGTTGTGGTTAAACTAAAAGCAGCAGGACTTGGCTCGCAAAGCTCACAGGCCAGTTTAGTCAAGGGTACTTCCTGCAGGGCTGTCACTCTTCTGCTTTAGAGTTGTGGTATTTACACACTTAACTTCTTGAATCTCTGTGATAGAGCTAGCCTCCTCTTAGACAGCATGCCTGAAGAGCACAATTTCCTAAGTTGGACTGGACTGCTTGTTTTTGAAGGATTCCTTATCCTTGCTTACAGATTTTTAAGATCTGGGAAGAAGGCTCTGCATATTGTAATATATTATTAGTGAGGTTTGTTACTGGCCTTTTTTCTATGAAGACACTTGTTATCAGATGGATAGATTTGGAGattcccccccgccgccccaaaTATCAACTTCAAAGAGctcatataaaatatgttaaaagatactattttttgCTTCAGTAtcgtgtatatattttttaatatcaaaaatatgcaagcattttttatttgaaaaaatcaaattctGTAGAATAAAGCAATAATTCCTTTTAGTAGTTTTAATCATCTGTAGTGTACAAAGTGTTAATGTGGTAAAATGTTATGTTCTAGGAAATTTTGATTTGTTGGGGATTTAATTGCATTGAACTTTCATAAAGTCTCAAAGCTTACAATACTGAGTATCTTAGGCACTGTGGTTATGTAGAAAGAGCACTGGCCCAGGAGTAAGGAACAGGGAGGGGTCCTGGTCCTGCTCTTGCCACTTATTAGCACTGTGACCTTGCACTGGTCACTTTTTTCCCCAAGGTTTAAGTCTCCACACTTGTCAATTGAGAAGATTAGACAACATTGTTCCTAAGATCTGTCCAGCTCTATGAATCtgatttctttcctatttctagGGTTAGCATAAAGGAATCATCTGTAGCAAAACTAGGATCAGTATGCCGTAGgatttacagaatattttcacatgcttattttcaTCATCGGCAGATATTTGATGAATATGAAGTAAGTATATTTCACTAATTATCCTGATGCATTCTTATCAGAATGACAGTAATATACATGGATATTACATGTAGGCTTTTTTGGTTTTGAatagtaaaatatctttttttcttcctccctacaGAATGAAACATTTTTGTGTCACCGGTTTACTAAATTTGTGATGAAATATAATTTGATGTCCAAGGATAACCTGATCGTACCAATTTTAGAAGAGGAAGTTCAGAATTCAGTTTCTGGGGAAAGTGAAGCATGAAGGGaatcatacagaaaaaaatgtactgatcacataattaacaataattatgTACTGTATATATATCGTTTAGACACATCAATCATGTATCCATATTATAGTTTCTTTGTTTAGTATAGGTTTTTGTATGCTGAGTGTTGCCTTTTAAAACGGGAAATACTTTTTAAGTTATTCATGAGCTGTATATTCACCAGTGTGGCACTCATGGTTTTTAAATAAGATTAGTATTATCTGTTTATAATGCCTGTTAATAAAAGAATTTACAGTTTGGTAAAATTGCTGCTAAACAATCATTGGATCACAATCCTCATCAGATAAACCTGTCTATGAAAAGATGAGTGAGCTTGAGGTTTCACACAAGCCATTTACTAAAGAAATAGTAatattttcctttggttttacCCCTAGTTTAGATATTCTAGAAAATTCTGTAGTACATAGTTCAGTCTTAACtgttaacttttcaaaaatgagatgaaaagtgctttcaaattctgtttatagtttttgatacacatatatgatTATGTGTATAATccaaatataaatgcaaatgaagTATTAGTAATACCTAAATAATTTTACTGTGCTACATAAAGTATATTCTAGACCAGCATACTTGGAAAGGACTTACCTTTCTGCAGCAGTGGACTGTTAGATAcaagatgatgataatgataaggCATGTAAATGGTGTTCCCACTGGAAACCTGCCCTGCCCTTCTCATTTCCCTTAATTCCTTACCCAAACTACATTAGCTGGGAAGCTTTTCACCAGACTGTGATTTAGTGTGGCTTATAcctatttatatttgtattaattgCTTACAGATTATACCTCATATTAGCAATTACATTACACTACAGGAAAAATGTATTGGCATAGGCTCTTGCTTATCTTTGTTTTGCAAAATTGTTCTAATTACGGAAAGCACTCTTTAAGATAGTTTGATTCTTCCTGTTAGTAATATTAATCTTTTCATTTAACCATCTAAGAAACATTTAAGAGTTGAAAAATATTGTAGTATTTATTTTACATCCCTTCCCCACAAAGTTTATGTTTGAATTATATGCACATGTGAGTCTTTTTTTGCAATAATTCACAGCTTCCAAGGGTGTTGAATGGTCATACATTTTTTTGACTTTGTTATAATTCAGTATCTTGAGAAAGATTCAACTGCAGATTTTACAACCTTTTCATCTACTGAATGCAATTTTTAACAAAGCACTGGAGGTCTTATTGCTAAACTGGTTGTAATGAGGCACTAAGATAGGGcaaaaaattatacatgtagtgaagaaaatattttaaatccatcTCTTGAACAGAATTAACAAATGagaactttttcatttaaaggggttattttgaaatgaagatgaaaatgtattcatcttgatttttttttttcaaatttaaggaaataatttatacCATACTATACAACAAAGGACGTGTAGCAAATATGTAGGAAATAGCAAActgagtgtgtatgt is a genomic window containing:
- the LOC123599273 gene encoding MOB-like protein phocein isoform X1, with protein sequence MVMAEGTAVLRRNRPGTKAQDFYNWPDESFDEMDSTLAVQQYIQQNIRADCSNIDKILEPPEGQDEGVWKYEHLRQFCLELNGLAVKLQSECHPDTCTQMTATEQWIFLCAAHKTPKECPAIDYTRHTLDGAACLLNSNKYFPSRVSIKESSVAKLGSVCRRIYRIFSHAYFHHRQIFDEYENETFLCHRFTKFVMKYNLMSKDNLIVPILEEEVQNSVSGESEA
- the LOC123599273 gene encoding MOB-like protein phocein isoform X2 — translated: MAGQAFRKFLPLFDRVLVERSAAETVTKGGIMLPEKSQGKVLQATVVAVGSGSKGKDFYNWPDESFDEMDSTLAVQQYIQQNIRADCSNIDKILEPPEGQDEGVWKYEHLRQFCLELNGLAVKLQSECHPDTCTQMTATEQWIFLCAAHKTPKECPAIDYTRHTLDGAACLLNSNKYFPSRVSIKESSVAKLGSVCRRIYRIFSHAYFHHRQIFDEYENETFLCHRFTKFVMKYNLMSKDNLIVPILEEEVQNSVSGESEA